The Miltoncostaea oceani genome includes a region encoding these proteins:
- a CDS encoding D-alanyl-D-alanine carboxypeptidase — translation MPRPLRALVAALALAVPVPVAVAQVTPAPAPPAPVPPVAPAPTPPPVPRHPALATGWATALVAGETVRATPAVTAAATGTVASVRIAGRVGGAAFDDAGAVWLRVAFPDAVAGWVPGEALVAAAAPAELSPATRRVLTRRVASMGPAAALVVRDPLGRTLFAAGTTAPLSIASVTKLATVAAALERRAVPLGRVASILGPSDNVRAQALSTTVVGDGSRALGARRAVDVLATFGAGWRLVDGSGLSPSNRASAGEVADMLLGVREAPRFRTLFRGMPVAARSGTLQDRMGGTAAAGRVRAKTGSLFDTPASALAGYVWPAGSGLSPDRAFVMVMLVNRVSPYRARPVQDAVAAALAAPGAITRG, via the coding sequence ATGCCCCGCCCCCTCCGCGCCCTGGTGGCGGCGCTCGCCCTGGCCGTGCCCGTGCCCGTCGCGGTGGCGCAGGTCACGCCCGCCCCGGCGCCGCCCGCGCCGGTCCCGCCGGTCGCCCCCGCGCCGACGCCGCCGCCCGTGCCGCGGCACCCGGCGCTCGCGACCGGGTGGGCGACGGCGCTCGTCGCCGGGGAGACGGTGCGCGCGACACCCGCCGTGACCGCCGCCGCGACGGGCACCGTGGCGTCGGTGAGGATCGCCGGGCGCGTCGGCGGGGCCGCGTTCGACGACGCGGGCGCCGTCTGGCTGCGCGTGGCGTTCCCCGACGCCGTCGCCGGCTGGGTGCCGGGGGAGGCGCTGGTGGCCGCGGCGGCGCCCGCCGAGCTGTCCCCCGCCACGCGCCGGGTGCTGACGCGGCGGGTCGCGTCCATGGGACCGGCGGCGGCGCTGGTGGTGCGCGACCCGCTCGGCCGCACGCTCTTCGCGGCGGGAACGACGGCGCCTCTCAGCATCGCCTCCGTCACGAAGCTCGCGACGGTGGCGGCGGCCCTGGAGCGGCGCGCCGTGCCGCTCGGGCGGGTCGCGTCGATCCTCGGCCCCTCCGACAACGTCCGGGCGCAGGCGCTCTCGACGACGGTGGTGGGCGACGGGAGCCGCGCGCTCGGCGCCCGGCGCGCCGTCGATGTGCTCGCCACGTTCGGCGCCGGGTGGCGGCTGGTGGACGGCTCCGGCCTGTCGCCGTCGAACCGCGCGAGCGCCGGCGAGGTGGCCGACATGCTGCTCGGCGTCCGCGAGGCGCCACGGTTCCGCACCCTGTTCCGGGGCATGCCGGTGGCCGCGCGCTCGGGCACCCTCCAGGACCGGATGGGCGGCACCGCCGCCGCCGGGCGGGTGCGCGCGAAGACGGGGTCCCTGTTCGACACCCCCGCCTCCGCGCTGGCGGGCTACGTCTGGCCGGCGGGGTCGGGCCTCAGCCCCGACCGGGCGTTCGTGATGGTGATGCTGGTCAACCGGGTGTCGCCGTACCGCGCGCGTCCGGTGCAGGACGCCGTCGCGGCCGCCCTGGCCGCACCCGGCGCGATCACGCGTGGCTGA
- a CDS encoding DMT family transporter, with product MPWLLLGLAGALEVVWAIALKASGGLDLRTPATYLFLGAAALSFWLLAAALRDLPVGTAYAVWTGIGAVGAAIAGLVLYGDPATAPRFMAIGLIVAGVVWLAAVSHA from the coding sequence ATGCCGTGGCTGCTGCTCGGACTGGCCGGGGCGCTGGAGGTCGTGTGGGCGATCGCCCTCAAGGCGAGTGGCGGCCTCGACCTGCGCACGCCGGCGACGTACCTGTTCCTCGGCGCCGCGGCGCTCAGCTTCTGGCTGCTCGCCGCGGCGCTCCGCGACCTGCCCGTGGGGACGGCCTACGCCGTCTGGACGGGCATCGGCGCGGTGGGGGCCGCGATCGCCGGCCTCGTGCTCTACGGCGACCCCGCCACGGCGCCGCGCTTCATGGCGATCGGCCTGATCGTTGCGGGTGTGGTGTGGCTGGCGGCCGTCAGCCACGCGTGA
- a CDS encoding TetR/AcrR family transcriptional regulator, giving the protein MPKVVDHEGRREDIAEALLRLVERDGVERVSLRAVAAEAGWSTGVLAHYFGDKDELLTFAFERVHRNGAERAERRVAAAASPAAAVRALLAEALPLDVVRRREARLWFAYLERARTDDAMAEVVRRHYRLWSERLEAALAAAGLDAAAAHDGALELLALVDGLTVQALAAPRRLPARTQERALDASLRRLLPPGA; this is encoded by the coding sequence GTGCCGAAGGTGGTGGACCACGAGGGGCGGCGGGAGGACATCGCCGAGGCCCTGTTGCGCCTGGTGGAGCGGGACGGGGTGGAGCGGGTGAGCCTGCGGGCGGTGGCGGCGGAGGCGGGGTGGTCGACGGGGGTGCTCGCCCACTACTTCGGGGACAAGGACGAGCTGCTGACGTTCGCGTTCGAGCGGGTGCACCGGAACGGGGCGGAGCGGGCGGAGCGGCGCGTGGCGGCGGCGGCATCCCCGGCGGCGGCGGTGCGGGCGCTGCTGGCGGAGGCCCTCCCCCTGGACGTGGTGCGGCGGCGGGAGGCGCGGCTGTGGTTCGCGTACCTGGAGCGGGCCCGCACGGACGACGCGATGGCGGAGGTGGTGCGCCGCCACTACCGCCTCTGGTCGGAGCGCCTCGAGGCGGCGCTCGCCGCCGCCGGCCTCGACGCCGCCGCCGCCCACGACGGCGCCCTCGAGCTGCTGGCGCTGGTGGACGGCCTCACCGTCCAGGCCCTCGCCGCCCCCCGCCGCCTCCCCGCGAGGACCCAGGAACGCGCCCTCGACGCCTCCCTCCGGCGCCTCCTCCCCCCCGGAGCCTGA
- the treS gene encoding maltose alpha-D-glucosyltransferase → MRAVSPREHTPPGDDSPDWYRDAVIYELHVRSFMDSDEDGIGDFRGLISKLDYLHDLGVTAIWLLPFYPSPLRDDGYDIADYRSVNPSYGSMRDVARLIRAAHERGLRVITELVLNHTSDQHPWFQRARRAPAGSRWRNFYVWSDTPDLYRDARIIFKDFETSNWAWDPVAGQYYWHRFYSHQPDLNFENAEVRRALMSQVDHWFRIGIDGLRLDAVPYLYERERTSCENLPETHGFLKELRAHVDEAFPNRMLLAEANQWPEDAIEYFGDGDECHMAFHFPLMPRLFMSIQMEDRFPIIDILQQTPELPEGCQWALFLRNHDELTLEMVTDEERDYMYRVYAHEREARINLGIRRRLAPLLGNDRAKIELMNGLLLSLPGTPVIYYGDEIGMGDNVYLGDRDGVRTPMQWTGDRNAGFSRANPQRLFLPPIIDPEFHYETVNVETQAKNGGSLLWWMRRMLALRKRYDVFGRGDLEFLHPENRRVLAYLRSDEERSVLIVANLSRFAQYVELDLSRFRGSAPVELFGQTHFPPIGDLPYLLTLGPHAVYWLAIESPRSELPEDEVDVGPPVIEGTGSIDALVGGRQREEFERAIARFLPGRRWFAGKARTIRNVAILDSLPLAGARSQMGARILIVRVEFTEGEAETYQVPLVLVEGERAEYMLGEGSRSVVARIRRRGGDLAVLGDALSDPEVCRALLDVVRTRRALKGSAGGRLTGRPTPALRAALEGDESPEPSTFRAEQSNTSVIFGQSLILKLFRRVEPGVNPDLELGRYLSERSGFGSTPRVAGSIDYQAEGAEAATLGIMHEFVPNEGDSWQYTLDALGRFYERIVTERIEAGGGGPPDTSAPLLDRAAAVVPPEIDEMVGSYIQSAQLMGRRVAEMHTAFAQEGIDPGLTPEPFTPHFQRGVYQSLRNMTGRALEMLRHAAPDLDDGPRGDAEMLLSSEASLLDRFQALTGRPLSVMRIRCHGDLHLGQVLFTGRDFMIIDFEGEPARSLGDRRVKRSPLRDVAGMLRSFHYATVTALLDQSARGLVEPDSEAAHELEAWGRAWNDGVSAAFLGSYLEAAAGGSWLPDDPADLSLLLDTSLLEKAVYELTYELNNRPTWVPVALTGLRDLLLNPPAAPTDA, encoded by the coding sequence ATGCGCGCCGTGAGCCCCCGAGAGCACACCCCGCCGGGGGACGACTCGCCCGACTGGTACCGCGACGCGGTCATCTACGAGCTGCACGTCCGCTCGTTCATGGACAGCGACGAGGACGGCATCGGCGACTTCCGCGGGCTGATCTCGAAGCTCGACTACCTGCACGACCTCGGCGTCACGGCGATCTGGCTGCTGCCGTTCTACCCCTCGCCGCTGCGGGACGACGGCTACGACATCGCCGACTACCGGTCGGTGAACCCGTCGTACGGGTCGATGCGCGACGTCGCCCGGCTCATCCGCGCCGCCCACGAGCGCGGCCTGCGGGTCATCACCGAGCTGGTGCTGAACCACACCTCCGACCAGCACCCGTGGTTCCAGCGGGCGCGGCGTGCGCCGGCGGGGAGCCGCTGGCGCAACTTCTACGTGTGGAGCGACACGCCCGACCTGTACCGGGACGCGCGCATCATCTTCAAGGACTTCGAGACATCGAACTGGGCGTGGGACCCGGTGGCGGGCCAGTACTACTGGCACCGCTTCTACTCCCACCAGCCGGACCTGAACTTCGAGAACGCCGAGGTGCGGCGCGCCCTGATGTCCCAGGTGGACCACTGGTTCCGCATAGGCATCGACGGCCTGCGCCTCGACGCGGTGCCGTACCTCTACGAGCGGGAGCGCACCAGCTGCGAGAACCTGCCGGAGACCCACGGGTTCCTGAAGGAGCTCCGCGCCCACGTGGACGAGGCGTTCCCGAACCGGATGCTGCTCGCCGAGGCGAACCAGTGGCCGGAGGACGCCATCGAGTACTTCGGCGACGGCGACGAATGCCACATGGCGTTCCACTTCCCGCTGATGCCGCGGCTGTTCATGTCGATCCAGATGGAGGACCGGTTCCCCATCATCGACATCCTCCAGCAGACGCCGGAGCTGCCGGAGGGGTGCCAGTGGGCGCTGTTCCTGCGCAACCACGACGAGCTGACGCTCGAGATGGTCACCGACGAGGAGCGCGACTACATGTACCGGGTCTACGCGCACGAGCGCGAGGCCCGCATCAACCTCGGCATCCGCCGCCGCCTCGCCCCGCTGCTCGGCAACGACCGGGCGAAGATCGAGCTGATGAACGGGCTGCTGCTGTCGCTGCCGGGCACCCCCGTCATCTACTACGGCGACGAGATCGGGATGGGCGACAACGTCTACCTCGGTGACCGCGACGGGGTGCGGACGCCGATGCAGTGGACGGGCGACCGCAACGCCGGGTTCTCCCGCGCGAACCCCCAGCGGCTGTTCCTCCCGCCGATCATCGACCCCGAGTTCCACTACGAGACGGTCAACGTCGAGACGCAGGCGAAGAACGGCGGGTCGCTGCTGTGGTGGATGCGGCGGATGCTGGCGTTGCGCAAGCGCTACGACGTCTTCGGCCGCGGCGACCTCGAGTTCCTCCACCCCGAGAACCGCCGGGTGCTGGCGTACCTGCGCAGCGACGAGGAGCGCAGCGTCCTGATCGTCGCGAACCTGTCGCGGTTCGCGCAGTACGTGGAGCTCGACCTGTCGCGGTTCCGCGGGTCCGCCCCCGTCGAGCTGTTCGGCCAGACCCACTTCCCGCCGATCGGCGACCTGCCGTACCTGTTGACGCTCGGCCCCCACGCCGTCTACTGGCTGGCGATCGAGTCGCCGCGGAGCGAGCTGCCGGAGGACGAGGTCGACGTGGGTCCGCCCGTGATCGAGGGGACCGGGTCGATCGACGCGCTCGTCGGCGGGCGCCAGCGCGAGGAGTTCGAGCGCGCGATCGCCCGCTTCCTGCCGGGGCGCCGCTGGTTCGCGGGGAAGGCCCGCACGATCCGGAACGTCGCGATCCTCGACTCGCTGCCCCTCGCGGGCGCGCGGTCCCAGATGGGGGCCCGCATCCTCATCGTGCGGGTGGAGTTCACGGAGGGCGAGGCCGAGACGTACCAGGTGCCCCTGGTCCTGGTGGAGGGCGAGCGGGCGGAGTACATGCTCGGGGAGGGGTCGCGGAGCGTCGTCGCGCGGATCCGCCGGCGCGGCGGTGACCTCGCGGTGCTCGGGGACGCCCTGAGCGACCCCGAGGTCTGCCGGGCGCTGCTCGACGTCGTCCGCACCCGCCGGGCATTGAAGGGCAGCGCCGGCGGGCGCCTGACGGGCCGTCCCACCCCGGCGCTGCGCGCCGCCCTGGAGGGCGACGAGTCGCCGGAGCCGTCGACGTTCCGCGCGGAGCAGAGCAACACGTCGGTGATCTTCGGCCAGAGCCTGATCCTGAAGCTGTTCCGCCGGGTGGAGCCGGGCGTCAACCCCGACCTGGAGCTGGGGCGGTACCTGAGCGAGCGGTCCGGCTTCGGGAGCACCCCGCGGGTGGCGGGCTCCATCGACTACCAGGCGGAGGGCGCGGAGGCCGCGACGCTCGGGATCATGCACGAGTTCGTGCCGAATGAGGGCGACTCGTGGCAGTACACGCTGGACGCGCTCGGCCGGTTCTACGAGCGGATCGTGACGGAGCGCATCGAGGCAGGCGGCGGTGGTCCCCCGGACACGTCGGCGCCGCTCCTCGACCGCGCCGCCGCCGTCGTCCCGCCCGAGATCGACGAGATGGTCGGGTCGTACATCCAGTCGGCGCAGCTGATGGGGCGCCGGGTGGCGGAGATGCACACGGCGTTCGCCCAGGAGGGCATCGACCCGGGGCTCACCCCGGAGCCGTTCACCCCCCACTTCCAGCGGGGCGTGTACCAGTCGCTGCGGAACATGACGGGCCGTGCCCTGGAGATGCTGCGCCACGCCGCGCCCGACCTGGACGACGGCCCGCGGGGGGACGCGGAGATGCTGCTGTCGTCGGAGGCCTCGCTCCTCGACCGGTTCCAGGCGCTGACGGGGCGGCCGCTGTCGGTGATGCGCATCCGCTGCCACGGCGACCTGCACCTCGGCCAGGTGCTGTTCACGGGGCGCGACTTCATGATCATCGACTTCGAGGGCGAGCCCGCCCGGTCCCTCGGTGACCGCCGGGTGAAGCGCAGCCCCCTGCGCGACGTGGCGGGGATGCTGCGGTCGTTCCACTACGCGACGGTGACGGCCCTCCTCGACCAGTCGGCCCGTGGTCTCGTGGAACCGGACTCGGAGGCCGCCCACGAGCTGGAGGCGTGGGGGCGCGCCTGGAACGACGGCGTCTCCGCGGCGTTCCTCGGGTCGTACCTCGAGGCGGCCGCCGGCGGCTCGTGGCTCCCGGACGACCCCGCCGACCTCAGCCTCCTGCTCGACACCTCCCTCCTCGAGAAGGCCGTCTACGAGCTCACCTACGAGCTCAACAACCGGCCGACGTGGGTCCCCGTCGCCCTCACGGGCCTCCGCGACCTCCTCCTCAACCCCCCCGCCGCCCCCACCGACGCCTGA